In Juglans regia cultivar Chandler chromosome 13, Walnut 2.0, whole genome shotgun sequence, the following proteins share a genomic window:
- the LOC109008265 gene encoding UDP-glycosyltransferase 89A2-like, with the protein MSAATSKDAPSPSSSKVHILVFPYPAQGHMLALLDLTHQLSLRGLSITILVTPKNLPTLAPLLSAHPSIHTLILPFPPHPKLPPGVENVRDIGNAGNLHIIGALGMLYDPLLRWFQSHPSPPVAILSDFFLGWTLRLAQQLRIPRIAFYSTCSFLASVVDYCWRNVRTVPSLSIVHFPDLPRSPSFKQEHLPSVFRFYRESNPETEFLKDGMLANTSSWGCIFNSFEDLEGQHLDHLRTVMGHPRVFGVGPLNLRGVNDRADPGNPNPDSDTHTLTWLDGCPDGSVLYVCFGSQKLLNKQQMEALASGLEKSGTRFVWVVKAGTIEQEADGYGVVPDGFEKGVAGRGLIIKGWAAQVKILSHRAVGGFLSHCGWNSVLEAIVGGAMILGWPMEADQYVNARMLVEDMGVAVRVCEGVDSVPDPAELGRVIAEAMSRDSTEKARARVLREKAFKAVGDGGSSSRDFDRLVKELSQL; encoded by the coding sequence ATGTCTGCAGCGACCTCCAAAGACGCTCCTAGTCCAAGCAGTTCAAAGGTGCACATTCTGGTCTTTCCTTACCCAGCTCAAGGCCACATGCTCGCACTCCTTGATCTCACCCACCAACTCTCCCTCCGTGGACTTTCCATCACCATTTTGGTCACCCCTAAGAACCTCCCTACCCTCGCCCCTCTCCTCTCCGCCCATCCCTCCATTCATACCTTAATTCTCCCCTTCCCTCCCCACCCTAAACTACCCCCAGGCGTCGAGAACGTCAGGGACATCGGAAACGCCGGTAACTTACACATCATCGGCGCCTTGGGCATGCTTTACGACCCGCTTCTCCGCTGGTTCCAGTCCCACCCTTCTCCCCCCGTCGCCATCCTCTCCGACTTCTTCCTCGGCTGGACCCTCCGCCTCGCTCAGCAGCTGCGCATCCCCAGGATCGCTTTCTACTCGACCTGTTCCTTTTTGGCCTCCGTCGTTGACTACTGTTGGCGCAACGTACGAACCGTTCCTTCTCTATCGATTGTTCACTTTCCCGATCTTCCCCGGTCTCCGTCCTTCAAGCAGGAGCATCTGCCCTCAGTGTTCCGCTTCTACAGAGAATCCAACCCCGAGACGGAGTTCCTGAAGGATGGCATGCTCGCAAATACCTCGAGTTGGGGTTGCATCTTCAACAGCTTCGAAGATTTAGAAGGCCAGCACCTGGATCACCTCAGGACCGTCATGGGGCACCCGCGCGTCTTCGGTGTTGGCCCTTTGAACTTAAGGGGAGTCAACGACAGAGCTGATCCGGGCAACCCGAACCCAGATTCAGATACCCATACGCTCACGTGGCTTGATGGGTGCCCCGACGGATCCGTTCTTTACGTCTGCTTTGGGAGCCAGAAGCTGCTGAATAAACAGCAGATGGAGGCCTTGGCTTCGGGGCTCGAAAAGAGCGGGACCCGATTCGTCTGGGTAGTGAAAGCGGGCACGATAGAACAGGAGGCGGACGGGTACGGCGTCGTTCCGGATGGATTCGAGAAAGGCGTGGCGGGAAGGGGTTTGATAATAAAGGGATGGGCAGCGCAGGTAAAGATACTGAGTCACAGAGCAGTGGGAGGGTTTCTGAGTCACTGCGGGTGGAACTCGGTGCTGGAAGCGATAGTTGGGGGGGCGATGATCCTGGGATGGCCGATGGAGGCGGACCAGTACGTGAACGCGAGGATGCTGGTGGAGGACATGGGCGTGGCGGTGAGGGTATGCGAGGGAGTGGACTCGGTGCCTGACCCGGCGGAGTTGGGAAGGGTGATTGCGGAGGCAATGAGCAGGGATAGCACTGAAAAGGCAAGGGCTAGGGTGCTGAGGGAGAAGGCGTTTAAAGCAGTGGGGGATGGAGGGAGCTCTTCCAGGGATTTCGATCGTCTTGTCAAAGAGTTAAGCCAGCTGTAG